CCGGCGCGATACGCGCGATTTCTGTGTCGGACGAAACAGGCGCGGCGTCGGGATTGCTGGATGCCGGACCGAGGTCGATCACATCTGCCCCCTCGGCCATCAGCTTACGCGCCTGCGCAATGGCTGCGTCTGGCGCCAGATACCGGCCTCCATCGGAGAAACTGTCCGAGGTTATGTTGACGATGCCGAAAATGATGAGCGATTTATTCATGGGGGCTTCTATAATAGGGTCTGTTGAACATTTGAAATAAAAAAATAGAGAGTAGTAAATGACAAGCTTTGGTTGAAACTAAAGCCTATTATCCTAGATTTGAATATCTATGACAAACCAAATTTAAGAAATATTTTCACAGGAATCTTATATCGCCTGAAAACAGGCTGCCCATGGCGATATTTACCAGAATGCTTTGGAAAGTATAATACTGTTTTTAAAACTTTTAGAAGATGGACAAAATTGGATAAATTCACCAAAATTTTTAAACAACTTATTAAAGATCCGGATATGGAGTGGTTATGGAGTGGTTATGGCTATCAAGGTTAATATCGTCAAGGCGATTAGGGTCGGCAAGCGATACATTCTCACGGTATTTTTTATCAATTTCGCCTGCTCGATTTGGATATTTTCGGCTAAATTGTTCCCTGCGTGCTGTAACTGCTGTATCAAGTTTTGCTCGTGCCGTTTGATAGCGTTCTGCACTATCTCGCTTGTACTCTCTAGCTCTTTCTGTGATGTCTGCTGAAAGGTCTGTGCTAAATCTAAAATCTTGCTCATAGAAAGCCCCTTTTAATCTTAAATTCTGTCCGTCAGTCTTGATTGATAGGTTTTTTGGCGTAATGCGTGCAATTTCAAAACCTGCACGTTCTAGGGCATTTATAACGTCCTGTCGGTCGTTTATCTGCCCTGCGTTCGCTAAAGCTGTTAAACCGTCCGTAATCGCCTGTAAAGCCTGTTTTTTGTCGGTTGGTAGGTCTTTGCGGTCAATCAGGTTTTTTTGCTTTATAGGGTTGTTTGGGTCGCTTAGGCTGTATTCGTGGTTGATTACCTGCTTGAAGTTTTCAGCAAGTGGGCGGTCTGCCCTGTCGTAGTAAGGTTGTAGGCGTTTTCCGCTTGTCATCTCTACGTTTGGGATAACGAAATTCAGCTCAAGCCTTCCTTTGTCGGTGTGTTGTACCCACGCAATGTTATATTGTTCAGGCTCAAGCCCTGCAAACATTGCCTTTTCAAAGCGTGCCATAATCTCACGCTTTTGTATTTCGGGTAGGTCGCTTTCTTCAAAAGACAAGCAACCTGCGGTGTAAGTGTTATTAAAATCAAGACTATCAGCAATACTTTGTGATAGTCGGGGATCGCCCTGCAGGATTTGGGCGGTGTCGTCAGGCTTATTTAGTAAATAGTCCACGCAAGCCTTGCAACTACTAGCTTTTCCCTTACCGTGTTTCTTAAAAAATTTAACGATCATAGGCTCAATTCTCGCAATTTTTTGAGATTTTTTTCAATTTCTCGCAAGGTCGCCAACACGCTAACAAGGTCAATGCTCGGCTTTTGACTGTTGCATTGTCGGGCGATTTGGTTCAGGTTTACGCCTATGCGGTTCAGCTCGAACAGTAACGCAGGGTCGATTACTTTCGGCTGTCGCTTAGGTTGCTGTTCTAGGGCAACTTCCCGAACCCACTCCGCAAGCCTTGCTTTCGTTTTTCTCTCTAACAAGGCTTGATACTCGTTTTCGGTGAGCCTGATTTTTATCTCTTTCTCACGTTTCATAATGGTGTCCGTTCTTCTATTTTGACCGCTGAAAGCGGTCGGGGGTCAAGGGGGCAAAGCCCTTTTGCAAGGTCAAAAAGGAAACTCGAAGAGTACCCTTTTTGTGTCCTT
This genomic interval from [Actinobacillus] rossii contains the following:
- the mobC gene encoding Mobilization protein MobC, whose product is MKREKEIKIRLTENEYQALLERKTKARLAEWVREVALEQQPKRQPKVIDPALLFELNRIGVNLNQIARQCNSQKPSIDLVSVLATLREIEKNLKKLRELSL
- the mobA_2 gene encoding Mobilization protein MobA; this translates as MIVKFFKKHGKGKASSCKACVDYLLNKPDDTAQILQGDPRLSQSIADSLDFNNTYTAGCLSFEESDLPEIQKREIMARFEKAMFAGLEPEQYNIAWVQHTDKGRLELNFVIPNVEMTSGKRLQPYYDRADRPLAENFKQVINHEYSLSDPNNPIKQKNLIDRKDLPTDKKQALQAITDGLTALANAGQINDRQDVINALERAGFEIARITPKNLSIKTDGQNLRLKGAFYEQDFRFSTDLSADITERAREYKRDSAERYQTARAKLDTAVTARREQFSRKYPNRAGEIDKKYRENVSLADPNRLDDINLDSHNHSITTPYPDL